In Pseudomonadaceae bacterium SI-3, the sequence GCGGACGATGCCGGTGGAGGAGGTGTAGCCCCAGGTGTCCTTCGGGTAAGGGTTGATCCAGATGAGCTTCTTGTATTTTTCCATAAAGCGCTGCATCCAGACGTAGCCAGCTTCCTCGTTCCAGTGCTCTACGCTGCCGCCAGGCTGGGTGATTTCGTAGGGCGCCATGGCCGCGTCGCCAACGAAGACCACCTTATAGTCAGCGCCGTACTTATGCAGCAGGTCCAGGGTCGAGGTGCGTTCGGAAGTCCGGCGGAAATTATTTTTCCAGACCGACTCATAGATGAAGTTGTGAAAGTAAAAGTACTCGAGGTGCTTGAACTCCGTCTTGCAGGCGGAGAACAACTCTTCGCAGACCTTGACGTGCGCATCCATCGAACCGCCAATGTCGAACAGGATCAGCAGCTTCACCGCATTGCGACGCTCGGGGCGCATCTGGATATTCAGCAGGCCGCCGTCTTTAGCGGTGTGGTCGATGGTGCCGTCCAGGTCCAGTTCGTCCTGCGCACCCTGGCGGGCGAACTTGCGCAAGCGGCGTAGCGCGACCTTGATGTTGCGCGTCCCCAGCTCGACCTGATCGTCGAGGTTCTTGTATTCGCGCTGATCCCATACCTTCACCGCCTTGCCTTGACGCTTGCCTGCGTCACCGATGCGGATGCCCTCGGGGTTGTAGCCGCCGGAGCCAAAAGGACTGGTACCGCCCGTGCCGATCCACTTGTTGCCGCCGGCATGTTTGCCTTTCTGCTCCTCAAGACGTTTCTTGAACTCCTCGATCAGCTTGTCCAAGCCGCCTAGGGACTCGATCTTGGCGCGCTCTTCATCGCTCAAGGAACGCTCGAACTCCTTGCGCAGCCACTCTTCTGGAATCAAGGCTTCGATATGCTGATCCAGATTTTCCAGGCCTTTGAAATAGGCGCCGAAGGCACGATCGAATTTGTCGAAGTGTCGCTCGTCCTTCACCAGAATCGCCCGGGACAAATAATAGAACTCATCCATATCGGCGAATACGACGTTGTGTTTCAACGCATTGATCAGATCGAGCAGCTCGCGCACCGACACCGGAACCTTGGCGGCGCGCATCTCATTGAACAGGCCAAGCAACATGGCAGAACCTCAGGCGTGCCGTCATCGCGGCACCTTGTATTAATGGTCAGCGGTCTTCGTCGTGCGTCGGGAGTCCGTCGCGGATCTCGTACCAGTCCGCCTTCGAGCCCACAAAAATGTGCTCCTGAGGCGGGGCGGGCAACGGCGAGTCGAGCGTGCCGGCAGCAACGCCGAGCTCATGCTCGCGGTTGTCGACGAATTGCAGGTTGGAGCCGCAGCGAATGCAGAACGTCCGAGTCACATGGTCGGACGAGTGATAGACACCCAACTGATCCTTGCCGGAGAGAAAGTGAAACGAATCCAGCGGCACGCCCGCATAAGTGGCAAAAGCCGCACCGTGGGCTTTGCGACACATCTTGCAGTGACAATGGGTCAGCTCGTTGATCGGAGCGTCGATGCGATAACGAACGACGCCACAGAGGCAACTACCGGTATGCGTTTGCATGGATCTTTCTCCAGTAAGTGAGGCGTCCGGCTCCTGTGAACCGCCGCCGGTCAGCGACTGGCGCGACGACTCATGAACGCCAGACGTTCAAGCAATTGCACGTCCTGCTCGTTTTTCACCAGGGCGCCGGCTAACGGCGGAATCGCCTTGGTCGGGTCGCGCTCGCGTAGGACAGCTTCGCCGATGTTGTCGGCCATCAATAGTTTCAGCCAGTCGACCAGCTCGCTGGTGGAAGGCTTCTTCTTCAGGCCTGGCACCTTACGTACATCAAAGAACACATCGAGCGCTTCGGCCACCAGGTCCTTCTTGATATTGGGGTAGTGCACGTCGACGA encodes:
- a CDS encoding VWA domain-containing protein; its protein translation is MLLGLFNEMRAAKVPVSVRELLDLINALKHNVVFADMDEFYYLSRAILVKDERHFDKFDRAFGAYFKGLENLDQHIEALIPEEWLRKEFERSLSDEERAKIESLGGLDKLIEEFKKRLEEQKGKHAGGNKWIGTGGTSPFGSGGYNPEGIRIGDAGKRQGKAVKVWDQREYKNLDDQVELGTRNIKVALRRLRKFARQGAQDELDLDGTIDHTAKDGGLLNIQMRPERRNAVKLLILFDIGGSMDAHVKVCEELFSACKTEFKHLEYFYFHNFIYESVWKNNFRRTSERTSTLDLLHKYGADYKVVFVGDAAMAPYEITQPGGSVEHWNEEAGYVWMQRFMEKYKKLIWINPYPKDTWGYTSSTGIVRDLLEDRMYPLTLSGLEEGMKFLSK
- a CDS encoding GFA family protein; its protein translation is MQTHTGSCLCGVVRYRIDAPINELTHCHCKMCRKAHGAAFATYAGVPLDSFHFLSGKDQLGVYHSSDHVTRTFCIRCGSNLQFVDNREHELGVAAGTLDSPLPAPPQEHIFVGSKADWYEIRDGLPTHDEDR